The Syntrophales bacterium genomic interval AAGGCAGTATGGGCATCTGCTGAAGGATGATCTCAAAAAGTTTTACAAGCTGGCTATTGTTGATGGCCTCGTAAAGGAAAAACACCTCGACTACAAATTGGGGAAATATGTGGCAGCAGAGATTTTTTCAAGGTGTCCGCAGCGCTTTAGGGAGATTTTTTACGGGATTGCGGAAACATCCGGCATGGAGCTTGAAAAACTGCTTATCTTAAATGAGCTTGTCACCTTGGCTCATATTATGGGAGATGCTGTGCATTGTTCCTTTATCGCGACATGGGGCGATTACTCGGCGGACGGGACGATGATTACGGGGCGACACTTCGATTATCCCGAGCTCTTCAACAAATTCGCTGACTTTGTGACGGTGGCGATCTATAACCCCACTGACGGCAGTGTCCCGACCGCAACGGTGGGGTTCCTGGGCGGTATTGAAGCCGTCACGGTGATGAACCGGAGTGGGCTTTTTGCAGAGGTTAATGACGGCACTCCATCGGGTGGAAACATAATTACGGAAAACAGGATACTGAATTTTATACAGATCCTTGGTTTTCTCTTCAATTCGTCCGATATGACCCAACTCGACGCAGCGATGTTTTCCTCTAAGCCGGCGGTCGCTATTCTCCTCAATGTCGCGGACGAAAATGTTGCTTATTCGTACGAATGGCCCACATTCGGCATAAAGCGCAGGGGTGAGGATAAACCGGGACTTTTGGTTTCAACCAATCATTTCGTCGATCCGTCCTGGTGGATCGCCCCACCTCCGGGAGACATATTTCAAACGTTTTCTCGCCGTGCCAATCTTCTTGCGCTTGGCGAAAAATACAAGGGCAAGTTCAGCGTGAAGGTAATGATGAAGGTTCTTGATACGCCTTACGACAAGGGTGGGGCTCAAAGGTCACACAACATCTATGAAACGATCTTTGTTCCGAAAAGTCTTAAACTCTGGGTAAAAACGCTCGGCACATCAGGCTGGGAGGCCGTTGACCTGGCACGCCACTTCGACAAGAAAGTCAAATAGTGATAAGAACTTGCTTTTCCGGACTTAAAACCCGGGTGTCGGCAGTTCAATGTTGCCCTGACCCACCATGAAAATTAAAGGGGTAGCCATTTGCGGCTACCCCTTCTTTTTTACGGTAGATTCTTTACTTTTCCTTAGAACCTAATGGCTTGAGATTGGCATGTGCAATCCACTTCCAGCCATCGTCAGTCTTCAGAAAGACACTAAGCCTTGGCGCCGGCTTCTTTGTCAGCCGCCTGCCTTTAATTGTCTCCTCCACAGAAACAAAGTAGGTGGCAACAATGACCGGTCCGTTCCGGGTCACATGAAAGTTGGACAGAGTATATTCGCCGAGCTTGAGGTTTTTAATAAGTTCTATTTCCTCCATGCGGTTATTGGCACCGTCCTGATGCACTGACTGAAATCCCTCGGCAATCTTCTTTTCGACACTCTTCATGTCTGTTTTCTTCATACCGGCCCACAACTGGCGCACCAGCTTCTCTCCCATATCGGTTTCAGAGACAGCCTCCTGACCAGCCAAAACCGCCTGATTTAAAAACAGAAGGGCAACGGCTGATATCAACAATACCTTAAAAAATTTCATTCTTATATACTTGCCTCCTTTTATGTTTCCCCAACGTTTAATATTTGATTGATCCTATAATTCCCTAATCAAACCTGATAGGCAAGGAAAAAAAGATGATCCCCTTTAACGAATTATCAGTCAAGTGTCGTTTGTTACGTACTGGCAAGCTCTTATCAGTTTTTGTTTCCTCCTCAAAGGTAATGCTATTAAA includes:
- a CDS encoding C45 family peptidase — its product is MKIRIRSVLILSMLLLVCVAFGKTQAVAGEPALKPIAKYDGGLLYKAGKFNVVELHGNFRQMGRQYGHLLKDDLKKFYKLAIVDGLVKEKHLDYKLGKYVAAEIFSRCPQRFREIFYGIAETSGMELEKLLILNELVTLAHIMGDAVHCSFIATWGDYSADGTMITGRHFDYPELFNKFADFVTVAIYNPTDGSVPTATVGFLGGIEAVTVMNRSGLFAEVNDGTPSGGNIITENRILNFIQILGFLFNSSDMTQLDAAMFSSKPAVAILLNVADENVAYSYEWPTFGIKRRGEDKPGLLVSTNHFVDPSWWIAPPPGDIFQTFSRRANLLALGEKYKGKFSVKVMMKVLDTPYDKGGAQRSHNIYETIFVPKSLKLWVKTLGTSGWEAVDLARHFDKKVK
- a CDS encoding nuclear transport factor 2 family protein produces the protein MKFFKVLLISAVALLFLNQAVLAGQEAVSETDMGEKLVRQLWAGMKKTDMKSVEKKIAEGFQSVHQDGANNRMEEIELIKNLKLGEYTLSNFHVTRNGPVIVATYFVSVEETIKGRRLTKKPAPRLSVFLKTDDGWKWIAHANLKPLGSKEK